One Alligator mississippiensis isolate rAllMis1 chromosome 1, rAllMis1, whole genome shotgun sequence genomic window carries:
- the WDR73 gene encoding WD repeat-containing protein 73 isoform X1 yields MAAPMERQQEEKEEEEEEDWVLDSLGLYEDLHVFDLQEPTRVLEWTRGPSICVAGYGGSGGDGRSEILQLGLPPRLCAREKQGLCPERDFKVERGGFSRRPVHGLKQVPDTGLLVTSGPPDSSLQVWQMAAEDTDVIHFVSTIPAGNASEKSWAKIATAFAGNPWVLHGSRVSNVQVTEIESKRSIYKAASNNSDEVGGLEFLDCNTFLVCSTKGRLSLADIRQPPSPLEGAPVSSALGGDRWCMGVGHSPDGGALAAACFSSGGQLVLTDLRSSSMPLKQATCKVPVPGQNAEFLGVSWAPALEGCLAVSGFDGTVHIYDTKTWDDSSREAAPLFVHKGHAFGGAGSGAVVTVHTWHPWKPRTVLSAASDGSLHVWDWMDPCSS; encoded by the exons ATGGCGGCGCCCATGGAGCGGCAacaggaggaaaaggaggaggaggaggaggaggactgggTGCTGGACTCGCTCGGGCT gtacGAGGATCTGCACGTGTTCGACCTGCAGGAGCCCACGCGCGTCCTCGAGTGGACCCGCGGCCCGA GCATCTGCGTGGCCGGATACGGCGGCAGCGGCGGGGACGGCAGGAGCGAGatcctgcagctggggctgcccccGCGGCTCTGCGCCCGGGAGAAGCAG GGGTTATGTCCGGAGAGGGACTTCAAGGTGGAGCGCGGAGGGTTTTCGCGCCGCCCGGTGCACGGCTTGAAGCAGGTGCCAGACACCGG CTTGCTGGTGACCAGTGGCCCCCCTGACAGTTCCCTGCAGGTTTGGCAGATGGCAGCAGAGGACACTG ATGTTATTCATTTTGTAAGTACCATCCCTGCGGGAAATGCCAGTGAGAAATCTTGGGCCAAAATTGCAACGGCTTTTGCTGGGAACCCCTGGGTGCTTCATGGCTCAAGAGTCAGCAATGTCCAAGTTACAGAGATCGAGTCGAAGAGAAGCATCTACAAAGCAG CCTCTAACAACAGCGACGAGGTCGGTGGCCTGGAGTTCCTGGACTGCAACACATTTCTTGTCTGCTCCACAAAGGGACGGCTCAGCTTGGCGGATATTCGGCAGCCACCAAGTCCATTGGAGGGTGCACCCGTCTCATCGGCCCTGGGAGGAGACCGCTGGTGCATGGGCGTGGGGCACAGCCCTGATGGGGGGGCGCTCGCTGCGGCCTGCTTCTCATCTGGGGGGCAACTCGTGCTGACGGATTTGAGAAGCAGCTCAATGCCTTTGAAACAGGCCACGTGCAAAGTCCCTGTGCCTGGGCAGAACGCAGAGTTCCTGGGTGTCTCCTGGGCTCCAGCCTTGGAGGGATGCCTTGCTGTTTCAG GCTTTGACGGGACCGTTCACATCTATGACACGAAGACCTGGGATGACTCCAGCCGGGAAGCAGCCCCACTGTTTGTTCACAAAGGACATGCTTTCggtggagcaggcagtggggccgTGGTCACGGTGCACACGTGGCATCCGTGGAAACCAAGGACTGTGCTATCGGCAGCCAGCGATGGCTCCCTTCACGTTTGGGATTGGATGGATCCTTGCAGCAGTTGA
- the WDR73 gene encoding WD repeat-containing protein 73 isoform X2 — MAAPMERQQEEKEEEEEEDWVLDSLGLYEDLHVFDLQEPTRVLEWTRGPSICVAGYGGSGGDGRSEILQLGLPPRLCAREKQGLCPERDFKVERGGFSRRPVHGLKQVPDTGLLVTSGPPDSSLQVWQMAAEDTDVIHFVSTIPAGNASEKSWAKIATAFAGNPWVLHGSRVSNVQVTEIESKRSIYKAGTAQLGGYSAATKSIGGCTRLIGPGRRPLVHGRGAQP, encoded by the exons ATGGCGGCGCCCATGGAGCGGCAacaggaggaaaaggaggaggaggaggaggaggactgggTGCTGGACTCGCTCGGGCT gtacGAGGATCTGCACGTGTTCGACCTGCAGGAGCCCACGCGCGTCCTCGAGTGGACCCGCGGCCCGA GCATCTGCGTGGCCGGATACGGCGGCAGCGGCGGGGACGGCAGGAGCGAGatcctgcagctggggctgcccccGCGGCTCTGCGCCCGGGAGAAGCAG GGGTTATGTCCGGAGAGGGACTTCAAGGTGGAGCGCGGAGGGTTTTCGCGCCGCCCGGTGCACGGCTTGAAGCAGGTGCCAGACACCGG CTTGCTGGTGACCAGTGGCCCCCCTGACAGTTCCCTGCAGGTTTGGCAGATGGCAGCAGAGGACACTG ATGTTATTCATTTTGTAAGTACCATCCCTGCGGGAAATGCCAGTGAGAAATCTTGGGCCAAAATTGCAACGGCTTTTGCTGGGAACCCCTGGGTGCTTCATGGCTCAAGAGTCAGCAATGTCCAAGTTACAGAGATCGAGTCGAAGAGAAGCATCTACAAAGCAG GGACGGCTCAGCTTGGCGGATATTCGGCAGCCACCAAGTCCATTGGAGGGTGCACCCGTCTCATCGGCCCTGGGAGGAGACCGCTGGTGCATGGGCGTGGGGCACAGCCCTGA